A stretch of the Staphylococcus sp. NRL 16/872 genome encodes the following:
- a CDS encoding aminotransferase class IV, producing MKLFETMRLDNGEIRRFQYHTVRLGQACIRLEFSFSQRKWEEYVETIKSKYPQGVFRLKVEVDKAGQLSHVLKPLTEKNKFTAKLKESDATCSKEYVINKTTERQHLAHNHHTDLILLYSETGKILEFDIGNIMIKENGQYYTPSYEEDFLLGCMRQSLIDEHKLFIKDYNKDELIKKLQSNKVQIYLLNSLREVAEVSIYI from the coding sequence ATGAAATTATTTGAAACCATGCGTCTTGATAATGGTGAAATAAGACGATTTCAATATCATACTGTCCGTTTAGGACAAGCTTGTATTCGTTTAGAGTTTTCATTTTCACAGAGAAAATGGGAAGAATATGTTGAAACAATAAAATCAAAGTATCCTCAAGGTGTATTTCGTTTAAAAGTAGAAGTAGATAAAGCAGGGCAACTTTCACACGTTCTCAAACCCTTGACTGAAAAGAATAAATTTACAGCTAAATTGAAAGAAAGCGATGCAACGTGTTCAAAAGAATATGTAATCAATAAAACGACGGAACGCCAACATCTTGCCCACAATCATCATACTGATTTAATCTTGTTGTATAGTGAAACAGGTAAAATTTTAGAATTCGATATTGGTAACATCATGATTAAAGAAAATGGCCAATATTATACACCAAGTTATGAGGAAGACTTTCTATTAGGATGTATGCGCCAAAGTTTAATTGACGAACATAAGTTGTTCATTAAAGATTATAATAAAGATGAATTAATTAAAAAATTACAGTCCAATAAGGTTCAAATCTATCTTTTGAATAGTTTGCGAGAGGTTGCCGAGGTTTCTATTTATATATAG
- a CDS encoding biotin-dependent carboxyltransferase family protein encodes MSIIIERAGLFSSFQDFGRYGYEHAGVIPCGALDTLGHEIANRLVANDKNEATLEMTHVMAKIRFTEPTLIALTGNNFEAYTQKMKIKPYKLYLVEKDDVLSFKETNKTSRVYLAVGGGFKLDSWLGSTSTDLKVNIGGFRGRTLENGDEIEMKRQYTERHHKLFENLAEKHTTDWGIDGYALSFNYISDVFHVVANKGTEDFDDATKSNFIHGDYKVTNKSNRVGMLLDGKKIKAYYEDMPAHQPVKKGTIQVKRDGTPIILLNDHYTIGSYPQIGTIASYHLTKLAQKPQGARLKFQFIDIETAEKNVVKFSNWMNQLFHGIEFRMQMEMIK; translated from the coding sequence ATGTCAATCATAATAGAAAGAGCAGGATTATTTAGCAGCTTTCAAGATTTTGGACGTTATGGATATGAACATGCAGGTGTCATTCCTTGTGGAGCTCTAGATACGCTAGGTCACGAAATAGCGAATCGTCTTGTCGCAAATGATAAAAATGAAGCTACACTCGAAATGACACACGTTATGGCAAAAATTCGTTTTACTGAGCCTACTTTAATTGCACTAACAGGTAATAACTTTGAAGCGTATACTCAAAAAATGAAAATAAAGCCTTATAAATTATATTTGGTAGAAAAAGATGACGTCTTATCTTTCAAAGAAACGAATAAAACGTCTCGTGTCTATCTTGCCGTAGGAGGCGGCTTCAAATTAGATTCGTGGTTAGGTTCAACATCTACTGATTTGAAAGTAAATATTGGAGGATTCCGTGGTCGTACGCTTGAAAATGGCGATGAAATTGAAATGAAACGTCAATATACGGAGCGTCATCATAAACTATTTGAAAATTTAGCGGAAAAACATACGACAGATTGGGGCATCGATGGGTATGCTTTATCATTTAATTATATTTCAGATGTTTTCCATGTCGTTGCTAATAAGGGGACTGAAGATTTTGATGACGCAACAAAATCCAATTTCATTCACGGAGATTATAAAGTGACAAATAAATCCAATCGTGTTGGGATGTTACTTGATGGCAAAAAGATTAAAGCTTATTACGAAGATATGCCTGCACATCAACCTGTAAAAAAAGGCACTATACAAGTAAAACGTGATGGCACGCCGATTATTTTATTAAATGATCATTATACTATTGGAAGTTATCCTCAAATTGGGACTATCGCCAGTTATCATTTAACTAAGTTAGCACAAAAACCACAAGGAGCTCGATTGAAATTTCAATTTATAGACATTGAAACAGCTGAAAAAAATGTAGTGAAATTCAGCAATTGGATGAACCAATTATTCCATGGCATTGAGTTTCGTATGCAAATGGAAATGATAAAATAA
- a CDS encoding ABC-F family ATP-binding cassette domain-containing protein, with the protein MEAYKIEHLNKSYADKVIFDDLNLSISEHERIGLVGINGTGKSTLLKVIGGLDEDYTADITHPNQYRIRYSSQKHDLDGDLTVFQAVLSSDTTTLRIIKVYEEAVNTYTQQQDDRHFQKMMEAQEAMDRHNAWDYNAEIKTILSKLGINDTSKKVRELSGGQQKRVVLAKTLIEQPDLLLLDEPTNHLDFESINWLINYVKQYPHTVLFVTHDRYFLNEIASRIVELDRGKLKSYPGNYEDYIAMRAENELIEQKQQEKQKSLYKQELAWMRAGAKARTTKQQARINRFNDLESEVQAHHTQDKGQLNLAYSRLGKQVYEFEHLTKRINDKTLFEDISEIIQSGQRIGIVGPNGAGKTTLLNILSGDDTDYTGTLKIGQTVKVAYFKQTEETLDRDIRMIDYLREESEVAKEKDGTSISVTQLLERFLFPSSTHGKKIYKLSGGEQKRLYLLRLLVHQPNVLLLDEPTNDLDTETLTILEDYISTFGGSVITVSHDRYFLNKVAQEYWYIHDGKMERIIGNFEDYEAYKKEQDKLQALEKQEQQPKPKTNVRKKTGLSYKEKREYEMLMERIEKTENRLEQIDEEMIEASADYAKIKELNEEKEQLEVMYDTDIMRWSELEEIKEQ; encoded by the coding sequence ATGGAAGCGTATAAAATAGAGCATTTAAATAAGTCATATGCAGATAAAGTGATATTTGATGATTTAAATCTATCTATTTCTGAACATGAACGAATAGGATTAGTAGGGATTAATGGCACGGGAAAAAGCACATTACTCAAAGTCATCGGTGGCTTAGATGAAGATTATACTGCCGATATTACACATCCAAATCAATATCGTATTCGTTATTCTTCACAAAAGCACGATTTAGATGGAGATTTAACGGTTTTTCAAGCTGTATTAAGCTCAGATACAACCACATTACGTATTATTAAAGTGTATGAAGAAGCTGTAAATACATATACGCAACAACAAGATGATCGTCATTTTCAAAAAATGATGGAAGCTCAAGAAGCAATGGACCGTCATAACGCATGGGATTATAATGCTGAAATTAAGACAATTCTTTCTAAATTGGGAATTAATGATACTTCTAAAAAGGTAAGAGAACTTTCTGGTGGACAACAAAAACGCGTTGTTTTAGCTAAAACACTTATTGAACAACCCGATTTATTATTATTAGATGAACCGACAAACCATCTCGATTTTGAATCTATTAATTGGTTGATCAATTACGTGAAGCAATATCCACATACGGTTTTATTTGTAACGCATGATCGCTACTTTTTAAATGAAATTGCTTCAAGAATTGTTGAATTGGATAGAGGTAAGCTAAAATCATATCCTGGTAATTACGAAGATTACATCGCAATGAGAGCAGAAAATGAACTTATTGAACAAAAACAACAAGAAAAACAAAAATCATTGTACAAACAAGAGTTAGCATGGATGAGAGCAGGGGCTAAAGCAAGAACAACCAAACAACAAGCCCGTATCAATCGTTTCAATGATTTAGAGTCAGAAGTACAAGCGCATCATACGCAAGATAAAGGGCAATTAAATCTTGCTTATTCGAGATTAGGTAAACAAGTTTACGAATTTGAACATTTAACTAAGCGAATTAACGATAAAACGTTATTCGAAGATATTTCTGAAATCATTCAAAGTGGGCAACGAATTGGAATTGTAGGACCTAACGGAGCAGGTAAAACGACGTTGTTGAATATTTTAAGTGGAGATGACACTGACTATACAGGAACGTTGAAAATAGGTCAAACAGTTAAAGTCGCTTATTTTAAACAAACAGAAGAAACATTGGATAGAGATATACGCATGATTGATTACTTAAGAGAAGAAAGTGAAGTTGCTAAGGAAAAAGATGGCACTTCTATTTCTGTAACGCAATTGTTAGAACGATTTCTATTTCCTAGTTCAACACATGGTAAAAAGATTTATAAGTTATCAGGTGGAGAACAAAAGCGTTTATATTTACTAAGATTACTAGTACATCAACCTAACGTGTTATTACTTGATGAACCTACGAATGATTTAGATACTGAAACATTAACTATTCTCGAAGACTACATTAGTACGTTTGGTGGTTCAGTGATTACAGTAAGTCACGATCGATACTTCCTTAATAAAGTCGCTCAAGAATATTGGTATATTCATGACGGGAAAATGGAAAGAATTATTGGGAACTTTGAGGATTACGAAGCGTATAAAAAGGAACAAGATAAACTTCAAGCTCTTGAGAAACAAGAGCAACAGCCGAAGCCTAAAACGAATGTAAGAAAGAAAACAGGCTTATCATATAAAGAAAAACGTGAATATGAAATGCTGATGGAACGTATTGAAAAGACAGAAAATCGCTTAGAACAAATCGACGAAGAAATGATAGAAGCGAGCGCTGATTACGCTAAAATTAAAGAATTGAATGAAGAAAAAGAACAATTAGAAGTAATGTATGATACGGACATCATGAGATGGAGTGAACTTGAAGAAATAAAAGAGCAATAA
- a CDS encoding aminodeoxychorismate/anthranilate synthase component II: MIVIIDNKDSFTYNLIDYIKTETALPLQVYEVDDVSLEKLSQLQVDALVISPGPGKPSDYPILKEVMQHYEGEIPILGVCLGFQFIYEYYGGHIIHGTKPIHGHTTRLNHSGTGIFKDLPQRFEVMRYHSLMADKNTLPSELKITAHNEEDILMAIEHISLPIYAVQYHPESILSEYGHEQLRHFLSKVGLVNEYHV, translated from the coding sequence ATGATAGTAATAATAGATAATAAAGATTCATTTACATATAATTTAATTGATTACATAAAAACTGAAACGGCATTGCCACTTCAAGTGTATGAAGTAGATGACGTGTCGTTAGAAAAGTTATCCCAATTACAAGTTGACGCATTAGTCATTTCACCGGGGCCCGGTAAGCCTAGTGATTATCCTATTTTAAAAGAAGTTATGCAACATTATGAAGGTGAAATTCCTATTTTAGGCGTATGTTTAGGTTTTCAATTTATATATGAGTATTACGGAGGTCATATTATTCATGGCACGAAACCAATACATGGTCACACGACTCGCTTGAATCATTCAGGTACTGGTATATTTAAAGATTTACCACAACGTTTTGAGGTCATGCGCTATCATTCTTTAATGGCTGATAAGAATACGTTACCTTCTGAGTTAAAGATAACTGCGCATAATGAAGAAGATATTTTAATGGCAATAGAACATATATCGTTACCTATTTATGCAGTCCAGTATCATCCAGAGTCTATTTTAAGTGAGTATGGACATGAACAATTACGTCACTTTTTATCGAAAGTAGGGTTGGTTAATGAATATCACGTTTAA
- the ltaS gene encoding polyglycerol-phosphate lipoteichoic acid synthase LtaS: MSLHKKKISLFAFFLLTVFTVTLKTYFSYYVDFSLGVKGLVQNLILLMNPYSLIALILSVFLFFKGKKAYWFIFIGGFLLTFLLYANVVYFRFFSDFLTFSTLNQASNVESMGGAVGASFKWYDFVYFLDTIAYLFILIFKGSWLDKRVFSKKFVPVVMAASVALFFLNLAFAETDRPELLTRTFDHKYLVKYLGPYNFTVYDGVKTIQNNQQKALASEDDLTKVLNYTKQKNTEPNPEYFGAAKKKNIIKIHLESFQTFLINKKVNGKEVTPFLNKLSTGNEDFRYYPNFFHQTGQGKTSDAEFTMDNSLYGLPQGSAFSLKGDNTYESLPAILDQKQGYTSNVMHGDYKTFWNRDQIYKHFGIDKFYDATYYDMSDENIVNLGLKDKPFFKASADYQAKMKEPFYSHLITLTNHYPFTLDPQDADIDKPNTGDSTVDGYIQTAHYLDQALEEYVTDLKKKGLYDDSVIMIYGDHYGISENHNNAMEKLLGEKITPAKFTDLNRTGFWLKIPGKSGAVDKTYAGQMDVMPTILHLVGIDSKNYLMFGTDMLSKDHNEVIPFRNGDFITKDYKYVNGKVYSNKDNELLTTPPKDLEKNKKQVEKDLEMSDNVLNGDLFRFYKNPDFKKIEPSKYEYKTGPKGNQK, translated from the coding sequence ATGAGTTTACACAAAAAGAAAATAAGTCTTTTTGCGTTTTTCTTACTAACTGTTTTTACAGTGACTTTAAAGACGTATTTTTCATACTATGTTGATTTTTCTTTGGGTGTTAAAGGACTAGTACAAAACTTAATACTACTGATGAATCCATATAGTCTAATTGCGCTTATTTTAAGTGTGTTCTTATTCTTTAAAGGCAAAAAGGCCTATTGGTTCATCTTTATCGGCGGCTTTTTATTAACATTTTTACTTTATGCAAACGTAGTTTATTTTAGATTCTTCTCAGACTTTTTAACATTTAGTACGCTCAATCAAGCAAGTAATGTTGAATCAATGGGAGGAGCAGTAGGGGCTTCGTTCAAATGGTATGACTTTGTCTATTTCTTAGACACTATTGCTTATCTCTTTATCCTTATCTTTAAAGGTAGTTGGTTAGATAAACGCGTATTTAGTAAAAAGTTTGTACCAGTTGTAATGGCTGCTTCTGTAGCATTATTTTTCTTAAACCTTGCATTTGCTGAAACAGACCGTCCTGAATTATTAACACGTACGTTTGACCACAAATATCTGGTTAAATATTTAGGGCCATACAACTTCACTGTGTACGATGGGGTTAAAACAATTCAGAATAACCAGCAAAAAGCGTTAGCTTCTGAAGATGATTTAACTAAAGTATTAAATTATACGAAACAAAAAAATACAGAGCCAAACCCAGAGTATTTCGGCGCGGCTAAAAAGAAAAATATTATTAAAATTCATTTAGAAAGTTTCCAAACTTTCTTAATCAATAAAAAAGTAAATGGTAAAGAAGTTACACCATTCTTAAATAAATTATCAACAGGTAATGAGGACTTTAGATACTATCCAAACTTCTTCCACCAAACTGGACAAGGTAAAACATCAGATGCTGAGTTTACAATGGATAATAGTCTGTACGGTTTACCACAGGGTTCTGCTTTTTCATTAAAAGGCGATAATACGTATGAATCTCTACCAGCGATATTAGATCAAAAACAAGGTTATACATCTAATGTAATGCATGGTGACTATAAAACATTCTGGAACCGTGACCAAATTTATAAACACTTTGGTATCGATAAATTCTATGATGCAACGTATTACGATATGTCAGATGAAAATATCGTTAACTTAGGTTTAAAAGATAAGCCATTCTTTAAAGCATCAGCTGATTACCAAGCTAAAATGAAAGAACCGTTTTATTCACACTTAATTACGTTAACTAACCATTATCCGTTTACGTTAGACCCTCAAGATGCAGATATTGATAAACCAAATACTGGTGATTCAACTGTTGACGGTTATATTCAAACTGCACATTATCTTGATCAAGCTTTAGAAGAATACGTTACAGATCTTAAGAAAAAAGGTCTATACGATGACTCAGTAATAATGATTTACGGGGACCACTATGGTATTTCTGAGAACCATAATAATGCAATGGAAAAATTATTAGGTGAGAAAATCACGCCAGCTAAATTTACTGACTTGAATCGTACTGGCTTCTGGTTGAAAATTCCTGGTAAATCTGGTGCTGTAGATAAAACATACGCTGGCCAAATGGATGTTATGCCAACTATCTTACATTTAGTAGGTATTGATAGTAAGAACTACTTAATGTTTGGTACAGATATGTTATCTAAAGATCATAATGAGGTTATTCCATTCCGTAATGGTGACTTTATTACTAAAGATTATAAATATGTTAATGGCAAGGTTTACTCTAATAAAGATAACGAACTGTTAACGACACCACCTAAAGATTTAGAGAAAAATAAGAAACAGGTTGAAAAAGATTTAGAAATGAGTGACAACGTATTAAACGGTGACTTATTCAGATTCTATAAAAATCCTGATTTCAAAAAAATAGAGCCATCTAAATATGAATATAAAACTGGACCGAAAGGGAACCAGAAATAA
- a CDS encoding ZIP family metal transporter, with the protein MIDFFESLPPYLQALIAGIITWLLTALGAAAVFIFKTVNNKILTSMQGFAAGIMIAASFWSLLQPSIDYGKDASLPAWLPAAVGFLLGGIFIRGLDYVIPHIHKKVGDNSEYREGVKTSLSKNALLVLAITLHNIPEGLSIGVAFGGIATGNGEATFFGALGLAIGIGIQNIPEGAALSMPIRAAGASRLKAFNYGQASAIVEPIFATIGAATIIFITPVLPYALAFAAGAMIFVVVEELIPDSQSGNNTDLATLSLMVGFTIMMILDVALG; encoded by the coding sequence ATGATAGACTTTTTTGAAAGTTTGCCACCTTATTTACAAGCATTAATTGCTGGTATTATTACCTGGTTATTAACGGCTTTAGGGGCAGCTGCGGTGTTTATATTTAAAACGGTAAACAATAAAATTTTAACCTCTATGCAAGGATTTGCAGCTGGTATTATGATTGCTGCAAGTTTTTGGTCTCTCTTACAACCTTCTATAGATTATGGTAAAGACGCTTCATTACCTGCTTGGCTTCCAGCCGCTGTTGGTTTTCTTTTAGGTGGGATATTTATACGTGGTTTAGATTATGTGATACCTCATATTCATAAGAAGGTTGGAGACAATAGTGAGTATAGAGAAGGCGTTAAAACCTCTCTAAGCAAAAATGCTTTATTAGTTTTAGCGATTACATTACATAATATTCCCGAAGGTTTATCTATCGGGGTTGCATTTGGAGGTATAGCTACAGGTAATGGCGAAGCAACCTTTTTCGGTGCTTTAGGTTTAGCAATTGGTATAGGGATTCAAAATATACCAGAAGGTGCAGCTTTATCAATGCCTATTAGAGCAGCTGGCGCTTCTCGTTTGAAAGCCTTTAATTATGGCCAAGCTTCCGCTATTGTCGAACCTATCTTCGCAACAATAGGCGCAGCAACCATTATATTTATCACCCCCGTACTACCTTATGCATTGGCGTTTGCTGCAGGTGCCATGATATTTGTAGTCGTTGAAGAACTTATACCTGACTCTCAATCTGGTAATAATACCGATTTAGCTACGTTAAGTTTAATGGTCGGATTTACAATTATGATGATATTAGATGTCGCATTAGGTTAA
- a CDS encoding anthranilate synthase component I family protein, with amino-acid sequence MNITFNYRYYINSDEYETHQLTFKTYANKSLAYTLDEVGDVVHFAEKEQKNGRYVAIYLTYEAAAHFNINMATHHLEHGDLYAVAYSFDEEDVQPPSLENVYNYVPKHNFTFQESDEQMRFKIQQVQAAIVEGETYQVNYTTRLTSDIHYSISELYTYLTQTNNGGYTALLDTEDLQVASISPELFFQKGKFKGENDVIVSKPMKGTMPRSADEKEDELNYKTLQQSLKDRAENVMIVDLLRNDISRISETGTIKVYKPFFIETYKTVYQMTSMVTGHLINEISLHDILKALFPCGSITGAPKLNTMSYIKSLEIGPRSIYCGSIGLMMPEDKMIFNIPIRTLKYRQDKVIYGVGAGITIDSDPKNEVQEFRDKTKILEML; translated from the coding sequence ATGAATATCACGTTTAATTATCGTTATTATATCAATTCTGATGAGTATGAAACCCATCAATTAACCTTTAAAACATATGCAAACAAATCATTAGCCTATACATTAGATGAAGTCGGAGATGTTGTTCATTTTGCGGAAAAAGAACAAAAAAATGGACGTTATGTGGCTATCTATTTAACTTATGAAGCGGCAGCACACTTTAACATAAATATGGCGACACATCATCTTGAGCATGGAGATTTATATGCTGTAGCTTATAGTTTTGATGAAGAAGATGTTCAACCTCCTTCATTAGAAAATGTATATAACTATGTGCCGAAACATAATTTTACTTTTCAAGAAAGCGATGAACAAATGCGCTTTAAAATTCAACAAGTGCAAGCGGCGATTGTAGAAGGTGAGACGTATCAAGTAAACTATACGACACGCTTAACGAGTGATATCCATTATTCAATTTCTGAGTTATATACGTATTTAACTCAAACGAATAACGGAGGTTATACGGCTTTATTAGATACGGAAGACCTCCAAGTCGCTTCTATTTCTCCAGAGCTCTTTTTCCAAAAAGGAAAATTTAAAGGAGAAAACGATGTTATTGTGAGTAAACCGATGAAAGGGACGATGCCACGAAGTGCAGATGAAAAAGAGGATGAACTAAATTATAAAACACTACAGCAATCTCTTAAAGATCGTGCAGAAAATGTAATGATTGTAGATTTATTGCGCAATGATATTTCTAGAATTTCTGAAACAGGCACGATTAAAGTCTATAAGCCGTTTTTCATTGAAACGTATAAAACGGTGTATCAAATGACAAGTATGGTCACTGGACATTTAATTAACGAAATATCTCTGCACGACATCTTAAAAGCTCTCTTCCCTTGTGGTTCTATTACTGGTGCGCCGAAGCTCAATACTATGTCATACATCAAATCTTTAGAAATTGGACCACGCTCTATTTATTGCGGGTCAATTGGATTAATGATGCCAGAGGATAAAATGATATTTAACATTCCTATTCGAACATTAAAATATCGACAAGACAAAGTCATTTATGGTGTAGGTGCAGGGATTACGATAGATTCTGATCCAAAGAATGAAGTACAAGAATTTCGCGATAAAACGAAGATATTGGAGATGTTATAA
- the recQ gene encoding DNA helicase RecQ has translation MEATLSHYFGYETFRPGQKEIITKIMDHRNVLGVLPTGGGKSICYQVPGLMLGGTTIVISPLISLMKDQVDQLKAMGIKAAYLNSSLSKKQQKEIENELMTGDIQFLYVAPERFDNGYFLNLLSKINIHLIAFDEAHCISKWGHDFRPSYQSVIQKVFTLPQNFTIVALTATATAEVQQDIMKKLNISKYDEVKTSTKRRNLIFKVNPTYQRQKFVIDYVQKRKDQAGIIYCSTRKQVEELQEALDSVKVTSAIYHAGLTNKEREEAQNDFVYDRVKVVIATNAFGMGIDKSNVRYVIHYNMPGDLESYYQEAGRAGRDGLESECILLFSERDKGLHEYFITVSQADDDYKDKMGEKLTKMIQYTKTKKCLEATIVHYFEPNEKLEECGQCSSCIQQNKTYDMTQEAKMIISCVARMRQQESYSVIIQVLRGEITDYIKYNDYDKLTTHGLMKDYKTSELSHLIDELRFKGFLNEYDEILTCDESVKQLLNNDEKVYTTPFKQKSKEKVYINTVEGVDRALYGELVEVRRQLSEKLDIAPVSIFSDYTLEEFAKRKPESKQEMIAIDGVGSYKLKHYCPKFLETIQSYKTSI, from the coding sequence ATGGAAGCAACGTTATCGCATTATTTTGGATACGAAACCTTTAGACCAGGACAAAAAGAAATCATTACTAAAATAATGGATCACCGTAATGTATTAGGTGTCCTGCCTACAGGTGGGGGTAAATCTATTTGTTATCAAGTGCCTGGTCTAATGCTTGGGGGAACTACTATTGTTATCAGCCCATTAATTTCTTTGATGAAAGACCAAGTGGACCAATTAAAGGCGATGGGGATTAAAGCAGCTTATTTAAATAGTAGTTTAAGTAAAAAACAACAAAAAGAGATTGAAAATGAATTAATGACAGGTGACATTCAATTTTTATATGTTGCACCTGAACGTTTCGATAATGGTTATTTCTTAAACTTATTAAGTAAAATTAATATTCATTTAATTGCTTTTGACGAAGCACACTGTATTTCTAAGTGGGGACATGATTTTCGTCCTAGTTATCAAAGTGTAATCCAGAAAGTGTTTACCCTTCCTCAAAACTTCACAATCGTCGCTTTAACAGCGACAGCTACTGCAGAAGTACAACAGGATATTATGAAGAAACTTAATATTAGTAAATATGACGAAGTGAAGACAAGCACGAAACGTCGTAATCTCATTTTCAAAGTGAATCCAACCTATCAACGTCAGAAATTTGTGATTGATTATGTACAAAAACGCAAAGACCAAGCGGGTATTATTTATTGTTCAACGCGTAAGCAAGTAGAAGAATTGCAAGAAGCGCTAGATTCTGTAAAAGTAACTTCAGCGATTTATCATGCAGGTCTAACGAATAAAGAGCGAGAAGAAGCACAGAATGACTTTGTATATGATCGCGTGAAAGTGGTCATTGCTACTAATGCATTTGGTATGGGTATTGATAAATCTAATGTCAGATATGTCATTCATTATAATATGCCTGGCGACCTTGAATCTTATTATCAAGAAGCGGGACGTGCAGGGCGAGATGGTTTAGAAAGCGAATGCATTTTACTATTTAGTGAACGTGATAAAGGGCTACATGAATATTTTATTACCGTCTCTCAAGCCGATGATGATTATAAAGATAAAATGGGCGAAAAACTCACTAAAATGATTCAATATACTAAAACAAAAAAATGCTTAGAAGCTACCATTGTTCACTATTTTGAACCCAATGAGAAATTAGAAGAATGCGGACAATGTAGTAGTTGCATTCAACAAAATAAAACGTATGATATGACGCAAGAAGCTAAAATGATTATTAGCTGTGTCGCGCGTATGCGCCAACAAGAAAGTTATAGCGTCATTATCCAAGTATTGCGTGGAGAAATTACGGACTATATCAAATATAATGACTACGATAAATTAACAACACATGGTTTAATGAAAGATTATAAAACATCTGAATTAAGTCACTTAATTGATGAACTACGTTTTAAAGGATTCTTAAATGAATACGATGAGATTTTAACGTGTGATGAAAGTGTCAAACAATTGCTTAATAATGATGAAAAAGTTTATACAACGCCGTTTAAGCAAAAATCGAAAGAAAAAGTATATATCAATACGGTTGAAGGTGTAGACCGAGCGTTATACGGAGAATTAGTTGAAGTACGACGTCAATTAAGCGAAAAATTAGATATTGCACCTGTAAGTATCTTTTCAGATTATACGTTAGAAGAATTTGCGAAACGTAAGCCAGAATCAAAACAGGAAATGATTGCAATTGATGGCGTAGGTAGTTATAAACTCAAACATTATTGTCCTAAGTTCTTGGAAACGATTCAATCTTATAAAACAAGTATATAA
- a CDS encoding allophanate hydrolase subunit 1, producing MKIYSQGDQAIVIAIEKDVSQNVTKDLIAVRHHLLEKNLPFITEIVPTESDMMICYDARDMIKHHHITSPFQYMKDLIQSIHEELTITDINEDESLSHHIPIIYGEEFGPDLEGLLKYYNITKEEFIKLHSEHQYFVSMMGYLPGFPYLTGMDETLYVNHTCEKKKLVRAGSVINEGKKCGIVTTDTYNDWLVIGYTPTHLFNPEKENFNLLKLGDNVTFQPKERKEIELGDFKSCQS from the coding sequence ATGAAAATTTATAGCCAAGGAGATCAAGCAATCGTTATAGCGATAGAAAAAGATGTATCACAAAATGTTACTAAAGATTTAATTGCTGTACGTCATCATTTATTAGAAAAAAATCTCCCATTTATTACTGAAATTGTTCCTACAGAGTCAGATATGATGATTTGTTATGATGCTAGAGATATGATCAAACATCATCATATTACTTCACCTTTTCAATATATGAAAGATCTAATTCAATCCATTCATGAAGAATTAACTATAACAGATATAAATGAAGATGAGAGTTTGTCTCATCATATTCCAATTATTTACGGCGAAGAATTTGGTCCGGATTTAGAGGGATTATTAAAATATTATAATATTACAAAAGAGGAATTCATCAAATTACATTCTGAACATCAATATTTTGTGTCGATGATGGGATATTTACCTGGATTTCCATATTTAACTGGAATGGATGAAACCTTATATGTCAATCATACTTGTGAAAAGAAAAAGTTAGTTAGGGCAGGATCGGTCATCAATGAAGGAAAAAAGTGTGGCATTGTTACAACAGATACATATAATGACTGGCTAGTTATAGGATATACGCCGACACATTTATTTAATCCTGAGAAAGAAAATTTCAATTTATTGAAATTAGGAGATAATGTGACTTTTCAACCAAAAGAACGTAAAGAAATAGAATTAGGAGATTTTAAATCATGTCAATCATAA